GACCATCCGTGAGTGACGCATCCGACAGGCTGAGGCACAAGGCCGAGGAGGCCGCCGGCGCGGCCAAGGAGAGGGTCGGCGCCGCCACCGGAGACGACCAGCTGGAGGGCGAGGGCCAGGCCCAGCAGGCCGGCGCCCAGCTGAAGCAGGACGTCGACAAGGCGAAGGACAAGGCCAAGGAAGGCATCGACAAGGTCAAGGGCGCCTTCAAGCGCTGACCGCCCGCCACCCGTGCCACGGCCCCGCCCCGGGAAGCTCCGGGGCGGGGCCGTCAGCTGTCCGGCGGCCGCCCGTCAGGCCCGCCGTGCCGGAGCCCGCCCGAGCGCACCCGCCAGGGCCGCGGCAAGGAGGGCGGTCGCGGCGGCGCCGGCCAGCGGGCCGCGGTGCCGGGAGGCCCAGGACTGCGGGCAGCGCGCACGGGCCTCGGCGTCGAAGCGGCCGTGGGCGCCGTGGTCGTGGTCCGCGTCGAGCGGCGACCACAGGTTGTCGGGCCGGTCGGCCGGCTCCGGGTCCGCGGTCTGCTGGCCGTCGTAGCCGGTGCGCGCCAGATAGCGGTCGAGCAGACCCGGCGCGAGCGCGTTGGCCAGCAGGGTGGCGACGGTGGAACCGCCGACCCGGTACTCGCGGCGCCCGGGGTGGTCGGCGGCGTACCGGATCGCGCGGGCGATCGGCTCCGGCTGGTACACCGGCGCGACGGGGCGGGCCTGCCGGGGCAGCCGCGAGCGCACCCAGTCGAACTGCGGGGTGTTGACGGCGGGTAGCTGCACCATCGTGCAGCGCACCGCCGTTCCCTGCTGCAGGAGTTCGCAGCGCAGCGCCTCGTGCCAGCCCTGCAGGGCGTGCTTGGCGCCGCTGTACGCGGTCTGCAGCGGAATGCCCCGGTAGGCGATCGCCGAGCCGACCTGGACCACGCAGCCGCTGTTGCGGGGCAGCATCCGGCGCAGCGCGGCGCGGGTGGCGTACACGTAGCCGAGGTACGAGACCTCGGTGACCCGGCGGAACTCGGTGGGGGTGATCTCGGTGAACGGCGCGAAGACCGAGGCCAGCGCGGAGTTGATCCAGACGTCGATCGGCCCGAGTTCGCGTTCGACGGTCTCGGCGGCGCGTTCGACGGCGTCGGGGTCGGCGAGGTCGACGGTGAGCGCGATGGCGCGCGCGCCGGCCTGCCGGGCCTCGGCGACGGCGGCGTCCAGTCCGGCACGGCCGCGGGCCAGCAGGGCGAGCCGGTCGCCGCGCGCCGCGAATGCGCGGGCGGTGGCGCGGCCGACTCCGGCGGAAGCGCCGGTGATCACGACGGTGCGGGGTTCGGTGGTTGCCATGTCGTGCGTCTGACCGGGCCGCGCACACCGGAAACCGGGCGGGCGCGGCGTCCCGGGCGCGGGCTCAGTCGCCGGGCCGGTCGTCGTTGCGGCGCAGCAGCAGCCACGGCAGCAGCAGCCACCACAGCCCGAACCAGGCCATCACGACAGCGGCGATCAGCCAGGACAGCGGCCCGCCGAGGGCCAGGTGCAGCAGCAGGAGCAGCGCGGACCCGACGGTGAGGGCGAGCAGGACCACGCCGAGGGTGACCACCCGGGAGGTGGCGTCGACCAGTTCGGGCTTGAGCCGGCGGCCGGCGAGCAGGCGGTGGTAGGCGACGGGGGCGATCAGCGCGCCGGTGGCGAGGGCGCCGAGGACGACCGTGACCACGTACAGGTTGCGTTCGAAGGTGGAGAGGGAGGTGAAACGCGGCGTGAAGACGACGCTCAGCAGGAAGCCGAACAGGATCTGCGCGCCGGTCTGCGCCACCCGGACTTCCTGGAGGAGTTCGTTCCAGCGCCGGTCGGCGCGTTCGTTCGGGGTCTCGTGCCGGCCCCGGCCGTCCTCGGACATGTGCGCTGCCCCCTTTCCGTCAGTGACGTCTGTCCGGACCGGCCGCCCGGAAACCGGAGGGTGTGCGGCGGGACGGCCGGGGTATACGGGGCGTCGCGCCGGAAGAGCTCCGGCCGGGACGGGCCGGGAGGAGGAGTCGCCATGGCAGCGGACGTCGCGGCCGCACTGTTCGACGTGGACGGCACCTTGGTGGACACCGCGTACCTGCACACCCTCGCCTGGCAGCAGGCCCTGCGCCAGTACGGCCATCAAGTGGACGCCGCACGGATCCACCGGGCCATCGGCATGGGCAGCGACCAGCTGCTCGACCACCTGCTCGGCAACGGCAACGGCGACGGCGCCGACGGCAGTGGCGGCGGCTCGGCCGGCGACCGGGACCGATCGGACGACGAGGCGATGGGCGCGGCCCACCTGGCCCTGTACGCCCAGCACTGGCCCGGGCTGCGGGCCTTCCCGGGGGCGGCGGACCTGCTGCGCGAGTGCGCGGCCCGGGGCTGGCGGGTGGTGCTGTCGACCTCCGCGTCCGGGGCCGAACTCGACGTCCTGCGGGCGGCCTTGGACGCCGAGGACGCGCTGTACGGGGTGACCGACGCGGACGCCGTCCGCGCCTCGAAGCCCGCCCCCGACCTGGTGCACAGCGCCCTCGACAAGGCGGGCGCACCGGCCGACCACGCGGTGTTCGTGGGTGACAGCGTCTGGGACGTGCGGGCCGCGAACCGGGCCGGAACGCCGTGCGTGGCCGTGGAGAGCGGCGGGTTCGCCGCCGACGAGCTGCGCACCGCGGGCGCGGTGGAGGTGCACGCCTCCGTGCGGGCCCTGCTGTACGGCCTGGACGACAGCGTGCTGTCCCGCCCCCGGGCCGGCAGCAGGTGAGCGCGGTGCGAACGGCCTGCTACCGGCTGCGCGCCCTGGCCTGGGCCGCGCTCTGCACCCTCGGCGTGCTGTTCGGCGCCGACATCACCGCCACCGGCCCCGGGCCGGTCGACGACTGGCCCTGAGCAGGCGGAGACCCACCCGATCCGGGCGCAGGTCCGTCGTCCGTCCGTCGGCCGGCGAAGGGTCCCGCCCCGAACGCCTGCCGGACCGTCAGTTCCGTCGTCGTGGCGGCCCGTTGGCGCCGGGGGGCCGCAGCTCCTGGTGGACCGCCCAGCCGACCGACAGCACGGGCACGGCCACCGCCGCGCCGACCACTCCCCCGAGGGTGGCGCCGACCGCCACGGCGAGTGCCACGGCGACGGGGTGCAGCCGGACGGCCCAGCTCATCACCAGCGGGTGCAGGACGTGTCCCTCCAACTGGCCGATCACCACGATCAGGGCGAGCACCAGCAGCGCCGTCACCGGCCCGCGGGTGGCGAGGGCGACCAGCGAGGCCACCGCCAGGGCGATCGGCGAGCCGACCAGCGGGACGAGCGCGGCCAGGAACTCCAGCCCGGCGAGCGGGACGGCCAGTGGCACGCCGAGGACGGCCAGCACCACCCCGACCAGCACCGCGTTGGTGCCGGCCACCAGGAACAGGCCGCGGGTGTACCCGGCGAAGGTCCGCCACGCCGCGTGGCCGGCCCGCCGCCAGGTCGGCGCGGAACGGGCCGGAAGCAGCGCGGTCGCCCACCCCCACATCCGGTCCCCGGAGTGGGTGAAGAAGACCGCGCAGAACACGGCCAGCGCCGCCCCGGCCACCACTTCGACCAGCCAGCCCGCGCCGGTGACGGCGGTCGACAGGACCGCCCGCCGGTGGGTACTGAGCAGGTCCCCGAGCCGGTGCCGGAGGTCGGTCAGGGTGCCGGCCCTGGCGTGCACCGGCGGCCCTTCCAGCCAGTGCTCCAGGCGGTCGGCGCCGTCGCGCACCTGCCCGCCGAGCTGCCCGGCCTGCGCCCGCACCACCATCGCCACCAGCAGTCCGAGCCCGGCCAGCAGCGCCAGCGACCCGAGCACGGTGAGCAGGACGGACACGCTGCGCGGAAGGCGACGGGCCAGCAGGTCGACCGGTGGCCGCAGCACCGCGGTGATCACCAGCGCGACGAACACCGCGACCACGGGCAGGATCAACCGGCTCACCACCAGGTAGCCCGCGTAGCCGGCCACCGCCACCGCCAGCACCCGCCAGGCCCGCCCGGCCATCCGCTCCAGCGCTGTTCGCCGTTCCGGCGTCCGGCCGCGCGGCCCGGTCCGGCGGGCGGGCCGGCTGCCGAGCGGTGCGCGCGAGCCCGGCCGGCGGGACGTCACCGGCCGATCGCCGCGCCGGGTCGGGTCCGGGTCGCGTCCAGCCATCGCCATTGCACCTCCGGCCGTCCCGTCTGCCCCGCCCGCGCGCATCTACCCGCCCGGGCGCCGCCCGACCTGCCCGGC
The DNA window shown above is from Streptomyces sp. TLI_171 and carries:
- a CDS encoding CsbD family protein — protein: MSDASDRLRHKAEEAAGAAKERVGAATGDDQLEGEGQAQQAGAQLKQDVDKAKDKAKEGIDKVKGAFKR
- a CDS encoding DUF6328 family protein, whose translation is MSEDGRGRHETPNERADRRWNELLQEVRVAQTGAQILFGFLLSVVFTPRFTSLSTFERNLYVVTVVLGALATGALIAPVAYHRLLAGRRLKPELVDATSRVVTLGVVLLALTVGSALLLLLHLALGGPLSWLIAAVVMAWFGLWWLLLPWLLLRRNDDRPGD
- a CDS encoding HAD family hydrolase, which gives rise to MAADVAAALFDVDGTLVDTAYLHTLAWQQALRQYGHQVDAARIHRAIGMGSDQLLDHLLGNGNGDGADGSGGGSAGDRDRSDDEAMGAAHLALYAQHWPGLRAFPGAADLLRECAARGWRVVLSTSASGAELDVLRAALDAEDALYGVTDADAVRASKPAPDLVHSALDKAGAPADHAVFVGDSVWDVRAANRAGTPCVAVESGGFAADELRTAGAVEVHASVRALLYGLDDSVLSRPRAGSR
- a CDS encoding AI-2E family transporter, with product MAGRDPDPTRRGDRPVTSRRPGSRAPLGSRPARRTGPRGRTPERRTALERMAGRAWRVLAVAVAGYAGYLVVSRLILPVVAVFVALVITAVLRPPVDLLARRLPRSVSVLLTVLGSLALLAGLGLLVAMVVRAQAGQLGGQVRDGADRLEHWLEGPPVHARAGTLTDLRHRLGDLLSTHRRAVLSTAVTGAGWLVEVVAGAALAVFCAVFFTHSGDRMWGWATALLPARSAPTWRRAGHAAWRTFAGYTRGLFLVAGTNAVLVGVVLAVLGVPLAVPLAGLEFLAALVPLVGSPIALAVASLVALATRGPVTALLVLALIVVIGQLEGHVLHPLVMSWAVRLHPVAVALAVAVGATLGGVVGAAVAVPVLSVGWAVHQELRPPGANGPPRRRN
- a CDS encoding SDR family oxidoreductase, whose protein sequence is MATTEPRTVVITGASAGVGRATARAFAARGDRLALLARGRAGLDAAVAEARQAGARAIALTVDLADPDAVERAAETVERELGPIDVWINSALASVFAPFTEITPTEFRRVTEVSYLGYVYATRAALRRMLPRNSGCVVQVGSAIAYRGIPLQTAYSGAKHALQGWHEALRCELLQQGTAVRCTMVQLPAVNTPQFDWVRSRLPRQARPVAPVYQPEPIARAIRYAADHPGRREYRVGGSTVATLLANALAPGLLDRYLARTGYDGQQTADPEPADRPDNLWSPLDADHDHGAHGRFDAEARARCPQSWASRHRGPLAGAAATALLAAALAGALGRAPARRA